Within Vulpes lagopus strain Blue_001 chromosome 22, ASM1834538v1, whole genome shotgun sequence, the genomic segment TTCTAGCAAGGGGCCTGTGGGAGTGAGAAGGATGTGAGAGTGTGGGGTCTTCCTCCTGATAACTGGCAGCACCTAACCTTTGTCAGGTtcacctcttctctctgcccatcccctttGCCCACCCCCTACTGTTGCCTGGGGAAGGCTTCTCCTTCCACTGCCTCTTGGGGCCTTACTCCCTTGCACCCTAGCTTTCCTGGGCCAAGGTCTTCAGGAGAGGGAAGGACGCGGCTGGGCGAGTACATAGCCTCCACCTTTGCACACCTCAGGAGCTGAGACCCCGGGGAGGGGATACTGGACCAGTGACAGGGTTGGGGGCAGCAAAATCCAGGCTGTCAGATGCCCAGGCTGAGTCTCCTCCCCCCTAGCTGTTCTAAGAACCTTCCTTGTCATCAGCCTCTGTAGGGGCCCCTTGGAGACATAGGACAGACACAATGACCTTAAGTTCTGGGGCCTCCAGCCTTCATGTTTACCCGGGAGTCCCTGAATCACCCTGGCATCCTGGCCTTTGTCATTTCAGAACTTTTCAGGGGCCCCACTAAAGCCTGGGGACATTACTGTGAGCCTGAGCACCCTCCCCTTAGTCTCCTGGGCTGAACTGCAGAAGTGCCCGCCTCTCAGATGCTGTGCGCACAAAGACTGAGCCCATCGGGCAGAAACAcggtagggagaagcagacagggcTGGAGCTAGGAAATGAAACCGACTTACAGGATGGGTTTTATTTAGAGTCAGAATTGTAGAATTGGAATCGGCTCTAGGAGTCGTTTTTTAAGTCCAGTCCTCAAGATGGTATCTGAGttctttaatattcattttgTCCAATAATAAGAGTAAAATATATGGAATCCCTGCGTTTTAATATGAAGAGAAGGAGGCCCAGAGTTCAAATGACTGGAACTCTACCTCTTGCTTCCTAGACTATGGCCTCTCCGACAAGGAGATAAAAACAGCCAAGGGGCCGAAGAGTCTGAGGAGCACTGCCCGGAGATATTCCCTTAGAGATGGGGCTCATCTTCCCAGGGCGGGTCAGTGAAGGGCTCATGTCTACGGTGAAATTGGTGGTGATCCTCATCAGTAAGGCTGTGCTCCTCCACAGGCTAATAACTTGGTCTGCGCTTTCCAATTCTTGGTCTAGGCCCGAAGTTCTTGCCTTTAAAGAGCCTTCAGGAATAACCATTTATCTGGACAGGGCGGTGTTCTAGGTAACCTATGAAGTGATGGAGACAGATAAGGAGCCTGGTGCggggtcagggggtgggggagtgggttCTCAACTACAGGAGTCTCATACAGCCAGCACTGTCCCGGAGGAGCTCACACATCCATGAGAAATGGACAGACGAGAAGTGACCTACAAATACTACAGATAAATGAATCAATCATAGAATATAGACCCTACACACAGCCCAACTAGAAGCGAGACATaagctccctctctcctccattaacttttttttttttttttaataacagaaatgctgttgggacacctgggtggctcagtggttgagcatctgccttctgctcagggcatggtcccagagtcctgggatcaagtcctgcatcaggcctccCAcggacagcctgcttctccttctgctttgtgtctctgcctctgtgtgtctcttatgaatgaataaataaaaaacagaaatgctgggttttctttttttttttaatggatctgttttttctgcttcctttgaaAATTCCATCCATGTTCATTTTGCACATCTTTGACTCAGGAGTCAGAGCCCGGCCCTGAAACAAGTTGTTATGTAGCAGCGGTGTTGGGGAAAGAGGTGGGAAAGACTGATATCAGCAAGAGCACTAGATCCCTTGCAGTCAGTCCAAAAAGGCTTCTGAGAGGAGGTGGATTTTCAAGAGTTTGACAGAGGCGGCAAGGTAGTGGTTTGAGAAAGAGTGCTGGCCCAGTGGTAGGAGCTCAGTGATTCAAGAGGGATAACCAAAGTTCGAGGTGGAAAGGATGAGCCTGAGAAAGAGGGTCTGAGGCGGGGCAAGGTGAAGAATGAGAAGGGGAGTAAGACCTTTTAAGGCACCCATTTTGGGGACCCTCAAGCAGGGAAGAGGATTCTGGATTCTGACCCAGAGGACACCACGAGCCACAACTGAGCCTGGAGTGGGGGTACCTTGGTGGTGACATCTGTGGGTGCTGCACAGATAGATCATTCTGCATGACACCAGTAATAGGCCTTACGTCAATGAGGGACTCCCCGGAGTAGAGCTGGGAGGACCCACGTGCCTATTCAAATCCACGTGTTTCTGCTAGGGCAACTCGTCTCTGTGGGGCCTGTCCTTAACTACTGGAAGCCTACGGTTCCTTGGGTGTCAGATAAAGGCTGACTCAGAAGGCCTTGTAGGAGGAAGTGGGACCAATTACAGGAGctgaatagagggaacatttgtgggtttttttgttttttgttttttgcaactagggggagaaggagaggtgggggatAGGTCAGCTTGGGCTGCAGGGGAATACTGATCAGATCTCAGGGAGCAGGAGAGACCCTGCTGAGTCAGGAATGGGGGACAAGTCTGCACATGTAGCGTGGTAAAGAGAGAGGGAATCAAGACAACCAGACCACAGGCCTCCGGGAGGGTGTGAGTGAGCAGAGGCTGTGAGAGCGCTGAGAAAAGCTGGTGCCTCTGGTGGCTGAAGCTGCAGCCTAAGGGGATTCTGGAACAGGGAGAGTGGAAGGAACCACACCCACACCTATGCGTGCACACAGACCGACAGGCAGCAATCCTCCAAAGTCATTCTGGTGGTCTGTGAGGAACATGGAGGTGACCATTCTGCGGGTTTGGCTGAATTCATAGCAGAGGCTTTTCTCCCCATCATACCCACCTCCAAGGCCCACTTAAGAAGCTTGGAAGACCTCTGTGTTGGGGAGCTAcagggagcagggctggaggAGGGTGGACACTGTCCTATAAGGCAGATAGAACAGTCCCAGAAGCAGCTGGGCTCAGGGCCTGCAGGTAAGGCCCAGAGCACAGAGGCCTTGTGGGTGCTGAGGGAACAGAGAAACGGGCAGGCCCTAGCCTAATAGCTTGcagctgggagtgggggcagcTGGGATCGGAATGGCAGGAAGAATTTAACAATGAAAGCCCACCTTGACTGGGACCCAGGGCTGGGTTGGAGGCTGAGCCAACCCTCTTGGGCCTCCCTCCGCACAGATCAACCCATTCAATTTCCAGCGCTTCCCCGGGAACCAATCATTCTCGTCACTTACCCTGAGTGTGGGACCAGGGTGTGTTGGCCGGGAAGAAGAGCACAAGAGGAGCCACCCAAGGACCCGAGCCTAGGGCCTCTCCCCGCAGCTTCAGCTGCAGAGAATCAGGCCTGCGGCAACGGCAGAGTCAGGCATATATCTGAGGGTCTTGCGGCCTCCAGAGCAAAGGCCCCCAAGGAGGGGGTTTGTGACCTGCAGGAAGGTCCGGCCCGCCAGCACCCCATCCCAGGTGGAGCAAGGATACACCTACGGCCTCCCCCACAAGCACCATGCGGGAGGCCGCAAGGGATGAAGGGAGGCCAGGAGAGCTGAGCTAATCGACCTGTGACCAGACCGGAGAAGCCCGAGCAGCTGGACCCAGCAGGTGCTGGGGCGCCCCGGGGAAGGCACTCGCTGCCCCGCGGCCCTCAACACATAATGAAAAGGGGGGGAGGCTGTTCCCACGGCTCCTCTGCTTCTCTCGCGATCCAGGACATCAAAACAAGCCGACCCAGGGCCTTAGGACTTGCGGGGTGACGGTGAGAAGGAGGGGGCCAGccagccccctctccccagcGCTGACCCTGAGGAGGCCCTTGGAGCCagggccacctcctcctcctttcccctttctggcGAGGGCAGAGGACCAGAGACcgagggtggggcgggggcggggctcgagGTTGGCGTGCGAGCTCCTATTGGCCAGGGGAGCTGCCAGTCGGGAGCGCAGCCCGGGCGAGGATTGGCTGCGTgaggcggggcgcggcgcggctAAAGCCGGGGCCCAAGGGGTGGGGCCGACGCTGCAGCTGGCGCAGCTCAGACTCGGAGCTACCGCCGCGGAGCAGCCCAGCCGCCGCCTTCCCCTGCCCGTTCCCGCGCCCGGGCCGGGGCTAGGCCCCCCACCGCCGGGTCTCCGGGGGctgcagcagcggcggcggcgacAGCGGCGCCGCCCGCGGTTCCCACCGGGGCCCGGGCGCCGGCCCCGCTCTGCAGGATGGGCACGGTGCTGTCTCTTTCCCCCGCCTCCTCGGCCAAGGGCCGGAGGCCCGGCGGGCTGCCCGAAGAGAAGAAGAAGGCGCCGCCCGTGGGGGACGAGGCGCTGGGGGGCTACGGGGCGCCGCCAGCAGGCAAGGGCGGCAAGGGCGAGAGCCGACTCAAGCGGCCGTCCGTGCTCATCTCGGCGCTCACCTGGAAGCGCCTGGTGGCCGCGTCTGCCAAGAAGAAGAAAGGCAGCAAGAAGGTGACGCCCAAGCCGGCGTCCACCGGCCCCGACCCCCTGGTCCAGCAACGCAATCGCGAGAACCTTCTCCGCAAGGGCCGGGACCCCCCCGACGGCGGCGGCGCCACCAAGCCCCTGGCGGTGCCGGTGCCCACCGTGCCCGCGGCCGCAGCCACCTGCGAGCCGCCGTCGGGGGGCAGCgcggccgcgccgccgccgggTTCGGGTTCGGGCGGGGgcaagccgccgccgccgccgcccccggccccgcaggCGGCCCCGCCGGTGCCCGGGGGCTCGCCGCGGCGGGTCATCGTGCAGGCGTCCACCGGCGAGCTGCTGCGCTGCCTGGGCGACTTCGTGTGCCGACGCTGCTACCGCCTCAAGGAGCTGAGCCCGGGCGAGCTGGTGGGCTGGTTCCGCGGAGTGGACCGCTCACTGCTGCTGCAGGGCTGGCAAGACCAGGCCTTCATTACGCCCGCCAACCTGGTGTTCGTGTACCTGCTGTGCCGCGAGTCGCTGCGCGGGGATGAGCTGGCGTCGGCCGCCGAGCTGCAGGCCGCCTTCCTCACCTGCCTCTACCTCGCCTACTCCTACATGGGCAACGAGATCTCCTACCCGCTCAAGCCCTTCCTCGTGGAGCCCGACAAGGAGCGCTTCTGGCAACGCTGCCTGCGCCTCATCCAGCGGCTCAGCCCGCAGATGCTGCGGCTCAACGCCGACCCCCACTTCTTCACGCAGGTCTTTCAAGACCTCAAGAACGAGGGCGAGGCCGCCGCCGGCGCCGGGGGTCCACCCAGCGGGGGCGCGCCCGtggcccccgccgccgccgcctcggccgCCAGGGACAGCTGCGCGACCGGAGCCAAGCACTGGACTATGAACCTGGACCGCTAGGGATTCCCGAGGGCCgcgcccgcccccccaccccagaccccgaCACGCACTCGGAGCCCCCGGGACCATCAAGCCGCCGCCGCTGTTGCCGCCGCTCCGCGCCGTGGCCGGAGGAGGAGCCGCCCCTGTCCCGCAGGGGAAGGTGGAGGCCAGGACGCCAGAGGCCGCGGCTCTGGATTTGCTGGGcatagggtgggggtggggggatgaccGCGGAAGGGGGACCCCCAGCCTCACCCTGTCTGCCTGTGCCCCCATCTCTCCAATTCTACCCGGGTCTCCTCCTTCCCTTGCGTGTGTGTCCGCAAGTCCATCTCCCTCGGTTTTGGCCATTTCCTCGCCTCCTTCCTGTATCTCCATCTTCCTCCCTGTCtgccttcccatctccctctctgCCGTTCCATTTTCCTATACCTTGGGTGTGTATTTCCATCTCCATCTTACCCCCTACCTGACTATTATTGCCCCCCCTTTCTCTTTCGGCACCTgtgtcccctccttccctttcccctgctcctGGCATGTGTCACCATCTTCCCTCCTGTCTGcttacctccccaccccccccacctatGTCAGCTTGCATTTCTTCCCCCGACtaagcccccccgcccccccgccaatCCTCCTTCCCAGACCGAAGGGAATATTAATTCTTGATTTGGACTGACTGAGGTGCGGCGAGAAACTGCAGCCCCAGGAGCCAGAAAAACCACCAGGATGGTCCttcgccccacccccacctcctctccctacCTTTTTCCAACGTGTTGCATGCCgggagttgggggggggagggagatgcCGGCTTCAGGAGGCTGAGGTTTGGGAGCCAAATCAACCTAGGAGGCCAccccggcggcggcggagccTCAGCGGAAGGGCGGGAGAGACACAAACTCTTCTTactctgggggagggggtgcccctCTTCCTTATCCTTAGGTGTTTTTGTTCCTCccccttttaatttatttggttgtttccagagggaggggggaggggtgggtgttGGGCCGGGAGCTGTCTGAGGTGCTGATTTGAGGCCGGACCGGAATCCTCCCGGGAGGGCACCAGGGACTGGGTTGGGCCTGGTGCCGTGTCCAAGGTGCCAATGATGCGGGCCGACGGCGCGGGCTGCActgtctgtctgtccgtctgtcccGGAGAGAACTATAAAGCGCTGGAAGCGCCTGCAGATGGTTTTGCGCCGGCCTTTCTTTgggccccaggagggagggagtgggatcGGGAGTGAAACTGTCACAGACAGGGCAGGAGGGCCCCCACGGGCCTAGTGGGGAAGGTGGGGTCCCTGAGAACTGCtatgctcccccgccccccgccccccgcccccacactgGCTTCCATCTTACAGAGAGTAAAGTAGCTAAAGATTGAGGCCTGGTGACAAAGCTGAATCCCCTCGCACACTATGCCTCCGTCTTGTCTCACCTAGCTCTTCATTAATGCCCAGGCTATTTAGGGATTAAGTGATGAGGACAGCAAAAGTTGTACCCTTTACAAAGTGGTCCATTGAAGCAGAACTAGCTAGTGGTGATCgctgcttttctcttcctcctccacctctccccaccacatATACTGTCTAGAGTCTGGTCAGGCCTGACTAAGCCTGTGCTCACCACTCTCAGGTAGGTAGGACCTGACTGTCACACTCAGCTCCACACCCCTCCTCCAGCCCACTGGGTTGTTTCAAGGCCGTTTCAGTCACACGCCCACCCAGGATAGCCTTGGGGAGTCCATCCCTGCTTAAGGCAGCCTGGAAGACAGGAGCCACTCTCTGGggttgaaagaagagaaataagctCTTTAGCCTAAGATTCCTGTCCCATTGCCTTCTTAGCCACGTGGCTAAGCGTCCCACTCAGTTTCGTTGGCCCAAGGAGGCCTGGCTCCAGTAGAGCGCTGGCGTCTCTGACCCTGGTCGTCGCCCAGACCTCGAGGATCAGGAGTCAGAACCCGGAGAGGCCCTGAAAGACCAGGCCTGGGTTCGCTGTCCGTGGTGCTGATCGGCGCGctcgggcggggtgggggcttgcaggggcaggaggagctgcagacTCGGCTTCAACTAGATTTTCTGGATAATTTGGGAGTAGGTTGTGATCTCTTCTGATGGCGAGTTACAGGAGTCTCGCCCGAGAACCCAAGAATGCCGGCTTCCATTTGCCCTCCTAAGAGGACAGACCGTGACTCTACCCCGGCCTCGGCCCAGCGCCCTTGCACCCGGCCTGGAGCCGGAAATCCCTAGTCCAGATTTGTGAATCGAATTCccgggggggaggagggggagagctGGCGGAAGGGAAGGCGGGAGCAGCCGCCCATTGGCTGGAATTTGGCGCAGTCAGCGCGGTGCCGTCATCCTTCTGGgtttgggaggagggagggaggagcactTGGGTCACCCCGCGGCTGTCGCCATAGCAACCAGACTGAGCGGGCGGGGCCACCTTTCCACTCTCCCCACTCTAGCGGAGGAAACAATCCTTATCTGCCTTATTTGGAACTAGTTAGCAAGATTACTTAATTGGAACTTCTGCGTTAAAAGTCTGaagtgggagggaaagagagactacCGAGACCCCCAAACATCCTGCTCTTGGGGAGATCGCTAGGTACTGCCTCTGAACCCATAGGCACAGCATCCTCCctttactacacacacacacacacacacacacacacacctcctggAACCTGTGGTCTGGCACTTGGAGACTTAGAATGTAAAAAAGCCTCAGCGCGTGGTGTCAAATTAAATCTCACTTTCCTTGCCTTGCCCCAAGGCATGAGACACTGCCATAATCCGATTAGGGGGTAAGCAACTGGAGGAGGATCAGCATGAATACATGGAAGAATTAGCCTCCTGGGTCAAACCTGGTCAGACTCCTGTTTTCTAAGGGAGGGGTGGTCACATGGAGAAAGGCTCAGTCTTTTGAGAAGGCAAGGTGAGAACGGAGAAAGTGCAGAAACAGAGTAAAGTGCCTTCTCCTTACTGACCAGAAGTGAACCTCAGGAAAGTGCCTCCAGGCTGAGAAGGGAAGTGGTGAAGAGGGCTCAGAGCTCTACAGAGAGCCCAGCCTGGGTGAGGAGTGGACTGAGGAAAGaatggagatggagaagaggagacAGAAACCCAGCTAGAGCCATGACTCAGCACTTCCCCTGGCAAATGGGTGACTCTCCCAGCgcaggagcagcagagaggggaggggagcaggaaagCAAATGTATGGATAAACAGTGATTTGACCATTTGTTGCATGGATATACAACCAAAGGCACACATTTTAACCCAGAAAGCAggtatatatgcatttatactgATGAAGGCTCCTTCAGACATAACAAGTACACATCTCCACTGCCTACTTCCGGGCCCCTCTTCCTGGAGCAGAGGACATTTTGTCCTGACAGCTATGCTTGCCTGTCCCTGGAATACCTTGGTACTtaatgggaaagaagaaatgcaaaaaaaaaaaaaaaaaaaaaaaatcacagacgtGGGGGCGGGGGTGTTGGTTGTCACGGTAACCGCTTTGCCTGCCAGACAGAGTGCCCAGCAACCAGAGCATCTGGCAATATCCAAGGGGACATCCTGTGGCCTCTACCTACAGGGACTGTGCCTCAGGCGCCCAGATGGGCATCTCTGGAAGATTTCTACAACAGAGGCTGCCACAGCAACCCTTCCAACCATGCCACCATGACCAAAGACGGCTGAGAGCCAGATATGGAGGACTGACCATCTTTACACATCCCACTTTAAGTGGTGCTCTTGATCCCTTTATACATGATAAACAACATTTGTTGTGAATGGCCTCAAGACAACAGGCATTGACACTTTAAGGACTTTCATTAAGACCATTACCTTCCTTTCAGCAcgttgctaaacatcctacaagaAGGTCACCTGTACCCACACAGGCAAGGCATGTAAATGTGGGGTAGAAAATTGTTTTAGTCCAGCGATGAAAGATTAGGTACAAGATAGATAAACTGCAGGGGGTAGTCTCAGGATTCAATACATTAGTTGACCTTAATTTAATACATTGATGAAATTTGGAGTCAGTCTCTCTGTTGCACTTGCAGACTGGATGGCTAATTTTTCACTCCAGCAACCCCACccctattttttgctttttctttcctctggcttACGTTTAACCTCTTAGTTTCTGGATTAAA encodes:
- the CDK5R2 gene encoding cyclin-dependent kinase 5 activator 2 — encoded protein: MGTVLSLSPASSAKGRRPGGLPEEKKKAPPVGDEALGGYGAPPAGKGGKGESRLKRPSVLISALTWKRLVAASAKKKKGSKKVTPKPASTGPDPLVQQRNRENLLRKGRDPPDGGGATKPLAVPVPTVPAAAATCEPPSGGSAAAPPPGSGSGGGKPPPPPPPAPQAAPPVPGGSPRRVIVQASTGELLRCLGDFVCRRCYRLKELSPGELVGWFRGVDRSLLLQGWQDQAFITPANLVFVYLLCRESLRGDELASAAELQAAFLTCLYLAYSYMGNEISYPLKPFLVEPDKERFWQRCLRLIQRLSPQMLRLNADPHFFTQVFQDLKNEGEAAAGAGGPPSGGAPVAPAAAASAARDSCATGAKHWTMNLDR